The following nucleotide sequence is from Glycine max cultivar Williams 82 chromosome 9, Glycine_max_v4.0, whole genome shotgun sequence.
ATATACACAACTCAAGTACGAAtaaagtccctgtggattcgacactcaaaCTTTCGAGTaattttactacttgtgacaatttggtgcacttgccaatgagttaacatTGACCTCAACTAGGATTATTTTCTATCGACTTCGGCCAAGTTTATTTTTGGCTGACCTGGGTTGATATTGTTTTCGATCGACCTCGGCAGAGCTATTTTCGATTGAACTCGACTAGGATTATTTTCTATCAACCTCAACCAAGGTTGTTTTTGGCCAACCTCCACGGGACATTTTTTGGTTGACCGAACTAAAGTTAATTGTGGCCAACCTCGACTAGGGTTATTTTTGGTCGACCTCAACCAAGACTATTTTCGATCGACCTCGTTTATGGTTAATTTTGGCCAACCTTGATTATGGTTATTTTCGAGCAACCTCGACTAAGGTTAATTTTAACTGAGGTTATTTTTTACCAATCTTGACTACGGTTAATTGTGTCCAATTCCAGCCAACCTCTTttatacaaaaacaaataactatTATACTAAAATAGATATTTGAATTATGGGAATTGAAAAAAAGGTCTAATTTTTTTGCCGATGGATTGGCCCTAGCCCACAAGGCTTTGTGGGCTTTTTGGTCCTATGGGCCATTTATATATGTGACCCATTTGACAGCTCTATTGATGGTTGTCTCCATGATGTCATTGCTGAAATCAATATCCCTTGATCATCACGAACACATAAATCAGTTCTAGTGGTATTACAAATCATATGAAAGCTAGAATGCACATTGTATTTGAGTCATGCATGTTATGGTTTTTGCCAACCTTCATTGATACGGTTTTGAGTGTCAATTCTCCTCAGCTGACCTTTTGTCTTTGCACACTTCCAACTCTCGTGAaatttctctcctcttttaACCACAAACTCACTTGGGACATCCTTGTTTTTCTAGAACGGatcatttcttcttctcctcctcctcctccataCGCTCCATAACAAGATAGTCATTTgatctttcctttcttcttgcAGCTTTGAAAACAATGTGAAAAAGAATTCCTTACATGATTCAGTCTGTAACAAGACCTCTTGACTCCAGGCAATGACTTAGGTTGAGCTTTGACCAATGATCTTCATTTTTTGTGCATGTAAAAAAAGCGTGAATAGTTGTCTTAACTTTAACTTCACATAGCGGACAAACAATGAGACACTGCACGCCTTTATAATTCAAAGTTATTCTTGTTGGAATGCAGCCTCTACATATTTTTTACATCAAATTAGTCGGGCTAGAATATTCGCTTCCTAGATCAACCTATGTGATTTTATAACGTTTCTTATAAAAACATCTCATGTAACATTAttggaattataattttttttatcatatttataaagaatattaaaattattaataataatttactataattataaaatattccataaaattaaataaatcaattaccatatttaataaaaccatattttgtatataataatatataaaaaaattatatacccaattaaaaagaatttattgGATGATCATATATGAAGAAATTATGTATTTATaataagattttataattatcaatttaacTTCAACTATTTCTAAATTCAAAAagcatttataatttataataattaaaaatttcaaaaagtcagttacaaaaaattgtaaataattataatatatatatatatatatatatatattatctttaattctttaaaaataaaaaataattccttcacaaaatataattaattaataatggatattttttttagtctgtAAGAATTATAGATACTAGCGGAACAATAGACTGAGCTAGACATATGTAATAATGATATCATgtataatttgatgataataGATTTTGTATTCTTCCTCTGAAGCCATAACCTAACCTTAAAAGGCTAAAACCTTTTGTGTTTGCGCCGCTCTAAAGCCAAGCCTGAGACTCGCGACTCACCACCACTGCTCGCCGGCCTCTAATTTTGAAAGCTTCTGCGCCTCCCACGCCATTTTTGATACTCTCTTTGGTATTGTAAttcaaagttatttatttatgtaaatgaATCAATTGTTTTAATCGTTAGGGTTTTGAGTTTTAAGCTTTAACTCACCGCCGCATAGCGAAGCAGCACAATTTCGTAGTTATATGTGGCAAATCCTTTTCTTTTGCACAATAATCTAATTTGTTCTGTAACGTTATAGTGTTCGCATAGTGAGATATGGGGAAGAAGGCGAAGAAAGCTATGAAGAAGAATTTGAAAAGGGCTTCCTTTAATAAGAATCCATCTGAGGATGCTGATTTCTTGGTACGTGAATCAATGTTGATATCATGTGctctcaattttcaattttcttttttcttcatttctttttttgcgTGTAATTTGTGTGCTTAATTTTGTTGCTCTATTGGTGAAGCCCTTGGAAGGTGGCCCTGCTCGTAAGCTCGCCGGCCAGCAGaagccgccgccgccgccggagAACACCGCCACGGTTTTGTACGTCGGTCGGATCCCACATGGGTTCTATGAGAAGGAGATGGAAGGTGCATGTTTTTGGATTTTGTTACATGATTTTTGTGGTGTGTGTGCTTATCTTTGCTTTTTGTAGGTTATTTTGGGCAATTTGGAACCATTAAGAGGTTGAGAATCGCAAGAAATAAAAAGGTTTGTGGCATGCTTGTTTACTTTATATTTGcttgtgtttgttgttgtttacaTAAATTAATGAAGATCTGCAAGAAATAAAAaggtttgttgcttgcttgtttaattgtttcctttatatttgtttttgttgttgtttacaTAAATTGATGATGATTTGTGGCAATCCTTGGTTATTCTAGTCTATCTACTCATGCGTAGCTGATGGTACTTATGAATTCAGTCGCCTTTTTTCTGTAGCATGTTTCATTCTGGTGTGTGAATCTGCATATGTGTGTATAATGTGTATCAGGGGAAAGAATGCACTTACAAGTGGTTAGTGtgattaacttttttctttcattcttatCCAAGCATATGGTTGTATGgtcaaaatttgtttttcttgtctCATGCTCTGTTTAGGTGTGTGTtcttaatttaagaaaatgttcaaattcaaatgcaAAACCTTCATATATTTATGAGTTCCTCGTCTTCAGCTCTCACTTCCTGGAATATAAAGCACATGTGAATCACTATTTTAGtattgtttttttggtttggttCTTAGCATTTGGAAGAAAGTATGTCTTTTGAGCCGTCAAGTTATttgtttcattaaatattttggtTCAGCAGTATTTATTTGTTGTTGAATTACCATTGCAGTGatgattgatatttgtttaagtTGATTGATACTGATCATGTGTGTTTCTTGATGTTTAACAGTCTGGAAAATCAAGACATTTTGGGTTCATAGAATTTGAATCTCCTGAGGTAGGTAGTTGTTTCTGCTGACTGATTGATATGTTGTGACTTGTGGCTACTATTATGTTTGTGAAAAATCCAATTTCCTTGTTCTAATAATATGCCCCGATTTGTAGGTAGCAAAAATTGTGGCTGATACTATGCATAATTATCTCCTTTTTGAACACCTTCTCCAAGTTTATGTGATACCTCCAGAGCATGTTCATCCAAGAATGTAAgttattcttaaattttttttacatatctattttcttttaaagattTGTTACATGGTTTTCTTAATCCTAGGCTGTTAGTGTCTAATTGtctattttcttctcatttcaTTTCTTTACTTTGGTATGACAAAGAGATATTTATTGAGAGTCTTGAAGAAAACACTATGGACATCAGGAGTTCCCATGAATGATTTGGGGGAGGGGCATTGGCTAGACTCAAAAATTATTTAGCACACTATAGCTTTCCATCCCCTCTGTATATCAgataaatagttttattatcAGTTCTGTTCCATAGAACTTCTATCATGTCTTTATATTATATGCCCATTAGTTCGATGACACTTTTGTTTAAGATGATTGTAGCCAAGATTATTATTCTGACCCCCTCCcaaacaacaaaagaaagaaaatagaccTGAAAAGATGCTATGAGCAGAAACACAATAATAGCTTGGAAAATTATCATATCTCAAAATGTGCAATTACAGCCGGCTAAAAAGCCTAGCATTCATTTTTAACCAAATAACCCCACATGCCTGAAAAATGAGCAGGAATCCTAATCCtgtaaaatgacatattttgtAACATTAGATTGAACTATTGGCATATTATGTGTCTTGATTAAAGGTAAAACTAAGAATTAGTTTTGTATGTTGAATATCACCAAGAGTATCAAATGAATATGTGATGTTGCATTTTTGTTTGTAGATGGAGAGGATTCAATTACCATTACAAGCCATTGGATTCTGTCCAAATTGAACGGAAGCGTCATGACAAGGTATCTAGATCAATGAATAAGAAAGTATATCTTCTGGATATTGTCAGTCTGATTCTCAGTATAACGTTCTGTTCGTTGTTGTTGTCATTCCAGGATAGAACATTGGAAGAGCACAAGAAGTTGGTGGAGAAGGTTCTGAAACATGACCAAAAACGACGTAAAAGGATAGAGGCTGCTGGGATTGATTATGAATGCCCTGAGATTGTGAGACTCTTGCTTTTATCAATctgtattttttcataaaattagaaaagtcttcttttttatttttgctctcAAATTCTGTGGTTTGTTTGCTCCATTCTGAACTATATAATTGCTGTTACAGGTGGGTAACATCCAACCTGCtccaaagaaaataaagtttgaaGACTGAGTGGGTAACCTGTCTCATCATCTTTAAAAGATGATTTTTCTGCATATCCTGAAAGGTACTAGAGAACTTAATCAAAGTGAGGTTGTTTTGTTACCTTTCTTCCCTTAGATGTGTTAGAGTAAAACTGCTACTGCTGTTTTAGGACTTAGTATTAGCATTTAACTATTGTCAAGCCTTTGCAATTTTGGGACTTAATTCTGAAACCTTGTGTTCTCAGAAATATTTTATAGAAGCATTATCcgtttcttaatatttttcccAGGAGGGTAGATTGTTAAGATTGCCAATCTGTTGAAATTGAATTCTAAAGATAGATAAAATTCCTTGAGGGGTTTGACCACATTGTGAACTCAATTGAATAtaccttaaaattattttgtgatgaagagAATTATCCCGCGCTGAAGAGAAGTGAAATGGTtattgtttgaggaaaaacaaaatacacGTGAGAagtaaaatgattattattcaaTAGAAATTTTCTAAATCCCTTATAACAGGATGGgcttaaataaaatgattaattgtAATTTGAGTTTGGTTTGTTTTCCGGACCAGAGATTTATCTTGAAAATTATCAAGCCATATTCACATccctcttttttaatttctattctgCTTCTCTCCTTACAGCCCGTTCGGCACTCAAAGACACCTCATTTTCAAACATCTTACTTTTTCTTTACACGTAttgctttttttagttttttttttgtcttttataacatttttcatGTGAGTTTGAGCAcatttattgtttgttttttttttaaaatatcaattgaattaaataaaaaattcaaataaaatgaaattaataaaaatagattcaattattccttaaactttttcaaataaaaatggaattaataaaaacagattcaaaattatttcttaaactttttcaaataaaaaatagaaggcttaattaaattttttatatttgaaatatagtttgttttaaattattacctagcattcactttttttataataaagtaCCTGAAAAaattttagatttcattttattatccATCATTAGTCTTAGTCTTATTTTGTTAAGTGATGATGTTGCAAACAAAGTGTCATGTTATCATACCTTGTCATTGACATCTCAGTGTCACgtcattattttcttcttcttctacaacGGTAATCACCACTACCATGCCACCATCGTCGACCACACTGTGCCACCACTGTCGTCGACTGTCACCATCGCGTCGTCCAACCCCTTCCTCTTCTCCCCTTCTCCAACTGAAAACAACCCACCTCATGTTACCAATAGAAAACAACTTACCTCGTTGATTCATCTTCTCTTTTAATTGACAatggcaacaacaacaaaatcatcaacaagattATCAACAACACAAGCGGACTCAATCGCGTCGAGGAAGGTGGTGTGAATGTGTGAGGATGCTGGTGCGATAGAGATGTAGCGACTCACTGTTAACTTATTGACAaatgtattaattttatcacaagtagtaaagattaaaatggaAGTTCAAGTGTCGAATTCACATGGACTTTGGTTGTACTTAAGTGATGCAAGCCCAATTATTAAGCAATGAGAAAAAGTAGTAGAAGAAAAGATAAGGAATTGGAAGTGTGAAATTTGgagtaagacaaaaaaaaaataacaagaaaaataaataataatttaaatacaaaaagatGAAGTTAGAATCTGATAATGTTGGGGCCTAATATGCCAAAATTAGTTATAGTGTAATGTAAAAGATTTTCTTTATCTAATGTGATAATGTTAAGGCCTAGCATGTCAAAATTTATGTTTCCACCAACATCTACTAAGACACTCAACCTTGATCCCTCACGATGAAgagtctaatttatctattatctTCCCTAAATTCATTTGCAAAGATTGAATAGTAAATCACACTAAGCATGGAGATGTATGCAGAGGCAAAACAAAGTcactctattcctagcaatgaATTATTTAGATGCTTTTTCCCAGTTCATTAGAAATTACCATTTCTCAATTTATAAttcctaaaactaatgcatggatgatcagaccataCAATAACGATGAAGAGCagaaaagaaataatagaaatagaaattgcATTTAATAGATAATAAGAACAGTTACATTACAAGGGTGTTGGCCTGCCAGTAGGGGTGGAAATGAGCCAAGCTAAGCCAAGCTTTACTAGGCTTGAGCTCGGCTTGAGTTGAATGCTCAAGGCTTGAGTTCGGCTTGAGTTGAATGCACAAGGCTTGAACTTGGCTCATTACTTGTCATAGGCTTTTTTTAAAAGCTCGGCTCGGCTTACATAAAAGCCTGGCTTGGCCTACAAGCCTACTTAAAAGCCTGCTTAAAGACGTCTTTGaccaattaattgttttaaaacctagtgaaatactaactaaaaaaagaaacttataaaatttcgtataagtaatgtacaaatccaaaaataattgattaactaaatcatattgaattcaagttgttaaaacacaaagtatataaaaagaaaatgaaaagaaaaagcataatattaaaaaaatatatggattagagatgatttatactaatatagccaaataaaaatatttaaattgtctaAAAATGTCTTTACAAAACATTCTTTTCTTTAGAAGTATTAATCTGATTGCATTATTCTTTTAACTtgagtctttttctttttgaaaattttccacATGCAAGTGAACTCTCTAAGCACTTTATGTCACTTCATCCTATCATTCATAATGCCACAAAAATGATATagataatagttattattattattattattattattattacttaaacaAGTTGGCTTGTCAAgcttaacaagttttttttatagtttgactttgacctttttatctaaaaaaactttttaaaaagcttgagTTTGGCCTAGTAAACAAGTCAAGCCGAGTCGAGCCGAGCCAAAGGCCCTTAACAAGCGGCTTGACTCATTTCCATCCCTACTTGCTAGGATCCCAACAATGGAGGTTTAGCCTTTCATGGCCATGAGAAATTTTACACTTCAGGGGCTAATGTGGATGGAAGAAGGGGCTAGATgactaaaagaaagaaagagaggaaTGACTAAAGAATGAGGGTTTCCCCTAAGGGATAGGCTTAAGCTTTGGATAGCTCTTAGACTCGGTGTTTTTTCCTTctgcttcctactccttttataggcctaaggtaGCTTACTTTTCACACTAACTTCGCACTAAGCTTGCCTTTGAGCTTTCTCGTGGGCCTTCTTCGCTCTAAACCTGGGTTGCACGTTGAGCGAGATTGTGCACTAAGTCTAAATTTGCCCGCTAAGCAAAAGTGTGCGCTGAGCTTAGATTGCGCGCTGAGCGAGTTGTCCAATTCTTCCAACTCTTCTTCAaggttttttcttcaattcttgcatcaattttcctctaaagtacttgaaatcttcttcttttgattcctgttaataaaaattgaaaatatgttaatttcttcattaaaaacaatagtaaagtgaagaaattacaatcattattagccaaaatttactatcaaattaactcaaatttcacaattatCAACTCccctaaattaaaatatttgtttgttctcAAGCAAAAGACAGGTTCTGAATGTACCAACACCTGAGATAACTGCGCAACCATTTGAAACCTTTCAATGACTGACCCTGATCTTGCATTTGTCTTGATCTTGTGATGGaagcatgaaggaatgcacatAGAGATGAAAAAGGTTAGCAAGTAAAAGCTTTATCAAGACAGACTTACCACACTACATTCCTCACAAGGTTAATGTTTTCCTCAGCGCACAAGTGTCTCGGTTAAGAGTGTTTTTAATCcaacaattgaaaataatattcttaactttgcacttcatctcagtTAATGTAATCATGCGCGCATAttgtggatcactaaggactttttaGGCTTGTGACGTGGCTGGGCTAACAAGGAACTCATGGTTTTTCTTTGGATTCAAAGTtaggttctaagagagcacacaCTCAAATTTTCCTGATAACTCATGACTTATATTTCACAGCCCCAACTTCTATGTTTTCTACTCTTAAAAGCacacaaaatttatttgacCCTTAGTTGCTTTCACCTCTTTATTTGAAATacacttttttctcttttttttttgaactgacAATGACACTGATCACATGCTGCATTTACCTTTGGTTGTGTGCTGTTATTAATGTCCATGCAACAAAAATCACCCAAGAATCCTCACCCAAATTAGGGGAAAATTTGTCTTAACCCATAAGTggtctcctacaacctaagatagGGTAATTATTCAATATCACTTTCATTCAACTTGGGTTTCAATGACAATTTATTCACTTTAGGCTCGACAGGGTGCAAGGGATGTATTAATTCATGACAGGGTGACTATCTAGCTAAGTGACTGAAACAATTTAATACAAACAAGGCCTTGATCATTTTTACATTCTGTATATACTCAAATAGTCTAAGAATCATGCAAAATCAGGAAGTTTGAAGACAATCGTTCTCTCACAATCAAAGGTTCGCACAACTCAATGGACATTTATGAAGTACTTATCTTACCATACCATCATTTCCGTTCAGACATGCTAACATCTTCACTCTTGTGCTTTCGATTCATACTTCATCACTCACAATAACACTTGCTCACACAAGAATCATAATTTTCTCAATCAATACACAATATATCTCATTCATCAATTCATCTAGAACAAGTCATGGCCAATTACTGATATCCTACGtctctattatgaatttttttattcaatgactgAAATTAAACTACTGGAATtaactattgaaattaaaataaataaaaataaagaaaaaaaaagttaacgaagaaaaataaagaaatgaaaagaaaaaaaaatcctggtCCAAATGGGCTTTAATCTTGTGTGGGCCTTGGATCCCAAGCTCTATGAGCATGACTAATGTCTGCAACATAATCATCATCAGCTTCGACATCTgcgacatcatcatcaacaacgCCAGAGGTGTCACCCCCCCTAATAGAAGGAAGTTGGACTCCCAACCAAGCAACCTGGGTAGGAATACCTTTGGTCGTGGTGAAGGCTATGCAGCATAGGGAGGAGTTGCTCCGATTGAGAAAAAGGCAGAGAAGTTTGGCCGGTAGGTGGAGGAGAGACGTCTGGAAGAGGAACCGCTGGTGGAAGAGCTGGAGTGGCTTGGTTCGTGACCTGTTTTGGCCCCAAAAGGACAGTAGAATAGTCTGCAAGATTCACCACTGGCTtaacttcatcttcttctacaaacacaaaattcagGTGCTCCCCAACAAGAGTAGCTTTTTGCTCAATTTCCTCCACTTTAAAACAAGTCTTGCTATGATTGGGGTGCTCAATCGCCTCAAACAAGTTGAAGGTGACTTTCTGGTCCTCCATTCTCATTTCCAAGTTTCCATTCCCTATGTCCACAACACACTTTGAAGTTAGCATGAATAGCCAACCTAGAATCAAGGGAATCTGAACATATTCTTCAATGTCCATGATTACAAAGTCCACCGAAAAAGTGAGTTGGTGGACTTTGACCAGAACGTCTTCAACTACCCCGAATGGTCTTGTGATGGAACGGTCTGCTAGATGGAGCATCATCCTTGTAGGAGCTATCttcagatttctgattcattgGGACATGGACAAGGGCATCAAGTTGATGCTTGCTCCTAGGTCAATGAGAGCCTTCCCTACAGACACATCCCCAATAGAGCATGGGATGGCCATATTtcctggatctttgagcttacGTGGTAGCTTCCTCTGGATCACTGCACTGCAATTGCCCTCTACCACTATGCTCTCATTGTTGATATATTTCACTTTCTTTGTGAGGAAGTTCTTCAGGAATTGGGTATATGAAGACATCTGATGTAAAGCCTCTCTAAAGGGAATGGTGATCTCTAGCTTATTGAAGATGTCAAGAAAACGAGCAAAGTATCGCTCCTTATCATTCTTAGATGGCACTAAGGGATATGAAACATTCTTCACTAAGACTGAGGGTATCTCATTTCTAGCCTCTCGAGCTAACTAGCTCTTGGTTGGGACCTCATCATCACTCTCCTTAGTCTTATCTTTTTCTCCCTCTtctctgtttttcttttctccttcctcatcactcacatcctcctcaattctcttttccttctcagCACTTTCCCTCCTAGTGAAAATTATCTTGCACTCCTCTTTGGGATTCATCTCAGCATTGGCCCCAAAGGTTCCAGTGGGTCTTTCAGCCATTTGCTTAGCTAATTGACCCATTTGTACCTCCAAATTCCTAATTGCTGAATCAATACTCTTTTGGTGTGTCAAGGTAGTTTGCATGAACTTCGTCAACATTTCTTCCAGCTTGGTGGTTTTCTCATATAGGCTAGGCTCTTGGCTGGGAGGTTGATGAGATGAACCTCCTTGGTTGAAATTATTCCCTGGATGGGACCTCCAACCTTGGCCCTGAGAGAAATTTCCTCTCTGATTGAATCTTGGTAGTCCTCATTGATGGAATCCTTGATGATTTTGACTGCCCATGTAATTAACTTTGTTAGCTGCATCATCTTAGACCATGCATGAGCCTGACTCGTGAGTGCCACCACAGATGTTGCATCTCCCAATGTGCATGACTGAAGATGGAGAAGGTTGCATTGCACTGTTGAGGGAGATTACTCAGAGTTGCTGTAAGGGTCTCTAAGGTCTTGGCCAGGAGCTTGTTTTGAGCCAACATAGCATCTTGAGAAGTGAGCTCaagaagatttttctttgtAGGTGTGTAGGCTTGATCACGGAGGATGACGTGCTCACTGGCTTCCATATTCTCTATTAGCTTCATGGCTTCTTCTGGCATCGTCAGTTTAATCTTCCCATCGGCGGAGGCATCGAGGAGCTGCTTGGAATGGGGTCGCAAGCCATCAATGAAGATGTTGAGCTGGATTGACTCGCTGAACCCATGTGTAGAAGTCTTTCGGAGTAACCCATGGAAGCGATCTAGTGCTTCACTCAACAATTTGTTAGGGTGTTGGTGGAAGGATGAGATTTCCACCTTCCCCTCAGCGGTCTTGGACTCCAAGAAGTACTTCTTAAGGAACTTCTCCACCACCTTTTCTCATGTCCACAAGCTATTCTCCTTAAACAAGTGAATCCACCTTTTTGATTCACCGACCAAGGAGAAAGAGAATAGGTTGAGGCGGATGATGTCTTCTGGCACTCCTGCTATCTTCACCGTGTTGCAGATCTCAATGTATGTGGCAAAGTGTGCGTACAAATCTTCACTCGACAGACCATGGAATAGATTCCCTTGGATCAGTTGGATGAGAG
It contains:
- the LOC100778780 gene encoding MKI67 FHA domain-interacting nucleolar phosphoprotein is translated as MGKKAKKAMKKNLKRASFNKNPSEDADFLPLEGGPARKLAGQQKPPPPPENTATVLYVGRIPHGFYEKEMEGYFGQFGTIKRLRIARNKKSGKSRHFGFIEFESPEVAKIVADTMHNYLLFEHLLQVYVIPPEHVHPRIWRGFNYHYKPLDSVQIERKRHDKDRTLEEHKKLVEKVLKHDQKRRKRIEAAGIDYECPEIVGNIQPAPKKIKFED